A segment of the Nitrospirota bacterium genome:
AAGGAAGTGTTGCCTCTGGCGTCAGGAGGATAGAGGCGTTAACCGGAAGTGAAGCCCTTGAATACTTCAGACAGAAGGCATATGAACTTGATTCGATAAAAGAGCTGCTGAAGACGGAAACACCCCTGCAAAAGACGGAAAAACTCCTCTCTGCCATGAAAGCACTCGAGAAGGAGGTTCAGAAACTCAGGACTGGCACCTCAAGCGATGCAATTGCAGAGGCGCTGAAAGAGGCAAAGGAACTGAATGGTGTAAAGGTCATAAAGACAAGAAAGGATGGCCTTAATCCAAAGGAACTCCGTCTGCTGGCAGATAACATAAAGGACCGCATTCAGTCGGGTATCATTATAGCTTCATCAGCAATTGACAGCCAGGCTGCCATAGTCTGCATGATAACAAAGGACCTGAAGGGCCACTATAATGCCGGAGAGATTGTAAAAAGACTTTCCGCCCTTGCAGGCGGCAAGGGGGGTGGCAGGCCGGACATGGCTCAGGGTGGCATCAAAGAGGTGAAAAAACTTGATTCTGTCCTCGATAAAGTGTACGATATAATAAAGGCCACGCGGGGCAATGGGTAATTTCAGGGAATCAGGATATTAATGACCTACCCCCATGCCCCATAAATTATAACCTTATTAACCCTAATTTAAGCCGTAATGGAAAGGAGGTTTTATGACAATTTTCGATGTTGTCAGGAATGCATTACTTGCCGGTTTTGGAGTTCAGGAAAAGATAAAGGAATCGATTGATGAACTCGTAAAAAAGGGTGAATTGAGTGAAACCCAGGGGGCAAAGCTTGTGAAGGAGTGGTCTGAGAAGGCGGAAAAGAGTTCCGACGAACTGACGAAGAGCATATCCGATGTCCTTGCAAAGACGCTTGAGAAGATGAACCTCCCCACAAAGGAAAATATTGAGGATTTAAACAAGAAGATTAAGGCGCTCTCTACGCGGGTCAAAAAGCTTGAAGCTACCATTGAAGGGTCTGAGCAGAAAGGCACTTAATGCTCCTTGAATTCCTCAGGTTAAAAAGAACATACAGGAACATCAGCAGGATCCGCCAGATTGTCA
Coding sequences within it:
- a CDS encoding phasin family protein, which encodes MTIFDVVRNALLAGFGVQEKIKESIDELVKKGELSETQGAKLVKEWSEKAEKSSDELTKSISDVLAKTLEKMNLPTKENIEDLNKKIKALSTRVKKLEATIEGSEQKGT